The Populus nigra chromosome 19, ddPopNigr1.1, whole genome shotgun sequence genome includes a window with the following:
- the LOC133679343 gene encoding uncharacterized protein LOC133679343, with the protein MARLTHAQALILLLSASMWAISMASRQYAFNNTDWSSKRRPCRQNSTATPNKIVVGGSQNWTFGINYADWALKNGPFYFNDTLVFKYDPPSDTNTHPHSVYLLPNLWSFLKCDLSRAKLVASETQGGGDGFEFVLKSWQPHYFACGGGAGFHCNNGTMKFFVMPMFRRRY; encoded by the exons ATGGCTCGTCTAACACATGCACAGGCACTCATCCTTCTGCTTAGTGCTTCCATGTGGGCAATAAGCATGGCAAGCAGGCAATATGCTTTCAACAACACTGATTGGAGTTCCAAGCGTCGCCCTTGTCGCCAAAACAGTACAGCAACACCCAACAAGATCGTTGTGGGTGGATCTCAAAATTGGACGTTCGGTATCAACTACGCTGATTGGGCTCTAAAAAACGGCCCATTCTACTTCAATGACACTCTAG TGTTCAAGTATGATCCTCCCAGTGACACAAACACCCATCCTCACAGTGTCTACTTGCTACCAAACCTATGGAGCTTCTTAAAATGTGACCTGAGCAGAGCCAAGTTGGTTGCTAGCGAGACACAAGGAGGTGGTGATGGGTTCGAGTTCGTGCTCAAGAGCTGGCAACCTCATTACTTTGCTTGCGGCGGAGGTGCTGGCTTCCACTGTAATAACGGCACCATGAAGTTCTTTGTCATGCCAATGTTTCGTCGTCGGTATTGA
- the LOC133679339 gene encoding uncharacterized protein LOC133679339: MGPPSKNARAISQEAFDELVKENIEDLGIVTCVPGEGNVREDPVIKCLERLEELGFDNNGSNEMAGLFDQLAGLFSGVEGSGNVSIGVRNGGVELVCSICSNIPIGSEKVLVSALETLALLIHDVQSTETFRSSDGPKMVVDILKDGSESLDILNRGFAVVAAAATSNEVVKELFMELKIDELILEALNRQSKGNIRGLYDSIRFLLTPDDNRVVASQVYGYARRFAKIGIARALVESLRAGLISPSLVSASIALKAVAVNDEICKSIAENGGIDAILKCIDDSGEQGNKIVAKTCCSLLSKLAGCDSNKSAIVEKKGINKLIQLSARFSDDPPVLQEVMSVFTVLCLRSPDNAARAMEAGAGDLAIQVMGKFSTVQQLQRNSCLMIRNFVVRNPENRTTLLSHGIEKFIRRAKVNHETCKGAATDALRDLGLDNYNS, translated from the exons ATGGGCCCACCAAGCAAGAATGCCCGTGCAATATCACAAGAAGCTTTTGATGAACTAGTAAAAGAGAACATAGAAGATCTAG GGATTGTGACTTGCGTACCGGGAGAGGGTAATGTGAGGGAGGATCCAGTCATTAAGTGTTTGGAGAGATTGGAGGAATTGGGATTTGATAATAATGGTTCGAATGAGATGGCGGGGTTGTTTGATCAGTTGGCTGGATTGTTTAGTGGTGTTGAAGGATCTGGGAATGTTTCAATTGGGGTTAGAAATGGTGGGGTGGAATTGGTTTGTTCTATTTGTTCTAACATTCCTATTGGGTCTGAGAAAGTTCTTGTTTCAGCTTTGGAAACGTTGGCATTGTTGATTCATG ATGTTCAAAGTACCGAAACCTTTCGGTCTAGTGATGGACCAAAAATGGTGGTTGATATTTTAAAAGACGGGAGTGAAAGTTTAGACATCCTGAATAGGGGGTTTGCCGTTGTTGCTGCAGCGGCAACTAGCAACGAGGTTGTGAAAGAGTTGTTTATGGAATTGAAAATTGATGAGCTTATTTTGGAAGCACTGAATAGACAGAGTAAAGGCAACATCCGAGGTCTATATGATTCTATACGTTTTCTCTTGACACCTGATGATAATCGTGTTGTGGCATCCCAA GTTTATGGTTATGCACGGAGATTTGCCAAAATTGGAATTGCAAGAGCTCTTGTGGAATCACTACGGGCAGGGCTTATCTCACCCAGTTTAGTCTCAGCAAGCATCGCTTTAAAGGCTGTTGCTGTTAAT GATGAAATATGCAAATCCATCGCTGAAAATGGTGGCATCGATGCCATTCTGAAATGTATAGATGACAGTGGTGAACAAGGCAACAAAATTGTAGCTAAAACTTGCTGTTCTTTGTTATCCAAG TTGGCAGGATGTGATTCAAATAAAAGTGCTATTGTAGAGAAGAAGGGTATTAACAAGCTAATCCAACTCTCAGCCAGATTTTCTGATGACCCCCCTGTTCTGCAAGAG GTTATGTCTGTCTTTACGGTGCTCTGTTTAAGATCTCCAGACAATGCAGCCCGTGCCATGGAAGCCGGAGCTGGAGACCTTGCCATCCAAGTCATGGGGAAGTTTTCTACTGTGCAACAATTACAGAGGAATTCCTGTCTAATGATCCGTAATTTTGTTGTGAGGAACCCGGAGAACAG AACTACTCTTCTTAGTCATGGCATCGAGAAATTTATAAGAAGGGCAAAGGTAAACCACGAAACATGCAAGGGTGCTGCCACCGATGCTCTGAGGGATTTGGGCCTTGATAACTACAATTCATAG
- the LOC133679340 gene encoding peptidyl-prolyl cis-trans isomerase CYP40-like isoform X1 has translation MRRSRCFLDISIGGELEGRIVIELYNDVVPKTAENFRALCTGEKGVGPNTGVPLHYKGCCFHRVIKGFMVQGGDISAGDGTGGESIYGLKFEDENFELKHERKGMLSMANSGPNTNGSQFFITTTRTSHLDGKHVVFGKVVKGMGVVRSMEHVTTGDDCPASDVIIVDCGEIPEGADDGICNFFKDGDAYPDWPADLNEVPKELSWWMSAVDSIKAFGNEHFKKQDYKMALKKYRKALRYLDICWEKEGIDEEKSSALRKAKSQIFTNSAASKLKLGDLKGALVDTDFAIRDGENNAKALFRQGQAYMALNDVDAAAESFKKALQLEPNDAGIKRELNAARKKINERRDREKKQYEKMFKTSDSTSAEP, from the exons ATGAGGAGGTCAAGGTGTTTCCTAGACATAAGCATAGGAGGTGAGTTGGAAGGAAGGATAGTAATAGAGCTCTACAACGATGTTGTTCCTAAAACTGCCGAGAATTTTAGAGCTCTTTGCACTGGTGAGAAAGGCGTTGGACCTAACACCGGTGTCCCTCTTCATTACAAG GGATGTTGTTTTCATCGTGTTATCAAAGGTTTTATGGTTCAAGGTGGAGATATCTCTGCTGGAGATGGCACTGGAGGGGAATCTATTTATGGCTTGAAATTTGAGGATGAAAATTTTGAACTGAAACATGAAAGGAAGGGAATGTTATCCATGGCCAATTCTGGCCCAAACACAAATGGTTCACAGTTCTTTATCACGACAACTCGCACTTCTCATTTGGATGGAAAACATGTTGTATTTGGCAAGGTTGTTAAAGGAATGGGAGTTGTTCGTTCAATGGAGCATGTTACAACTGGTGATGATTGTCCTGCTTCTGATGTTATAATTGTTGATTGTGGAGAGATTCCCGAGGGTGCAGATGATGGGATATGCAATTTCTTCAAGGATGGTGATGCTTATCCCGATTGGCCAGCTGACCTTAACGAGGTTCCTAAAGAACTGTCATGGTGGATGAGCGCTGTAGATTCTATTAAGGCTTTTGGAAATGAACATTTCAAG AAACAAGACTATAAGATGGCGCTAAAAAAGTACCGGAAGGCTTTACGCTATCTGGATATCTGTTGGGAGAAAGAAGGGATTGATGAAG AGAAGAGTTCAGCTTTGAGGAAGGCGAAGTCACAGATATTCACAAACAGTGCA GCTTCTAAGTTGAAATTGGGGGATCTGAAAGGAGCTCTCGTGGACACAGACTTTGCAATACGTGATGGAGAAAACAATGCTAAAGCTCTTTTTCGCCAGGGACAG GCATACATGGCTCTCAATGATGTTGATGCTGCTGCTGAGAGCTTCAAGAAAGCATTGCAGTTGGAGCCAAATGATG CTGGAATAAAAAGGGAGCTTAACGCTGCTAGGAAGAAG ATTAACGAGAGACGTGATCGggagaaaaaacaatatgagaAGATGTTCAAAACTTCAGATAGTACTTCTGCAGAACCGTAG
- the LOC133679340 gene encoding peptidyl-prolyl cis-trans isomerase CYP40-like isoform X2 has product MMVSGFGPLEMPWQAVSICFPLFSGFRLRFYFLVGCCFHRVIKGFMVQGGDISAGDGTGGESIYGLKFEDENFELKHERKGMLSMANSGPNTNGSQFFITTTRTSHLDGKHVVFGKVVKGMGVVRSMEHVTTGDDCPASDVIIVDCGEIPEGADDGICNFFKDGDAYPDWPADLNEVPKELSWWMSAVDSIKAFGNEHFKKQDYKMALKKYRKALRYLDICWEKEGIDEEKSSALRKAKSQIFTNSAASKLKLGDLKGALVDTDFAIRDGENNAKALFRQGQAYMALNDVDAAAESFKKALQLEPNDAGIKRELNAARKKINERRDREKKQYEKMFKTSDSTSAEP; this is encoded by the exons ATGATGGTTTCTGGTTTTGGACCACTGGAAATGCCATGGCAGGCagtttctatttgttttcctttgttttctggCTTCAGGttgaggttttattttttggtg GGATGTTGTTTTCATCGTGTTATCAAAGGTTTTATGGTTCAAGGTGGAGATATCTCTGCTGGAGATGGCACTGGAGGGGAATCTATTTATGGCTTGAAATTTGAGGATGAAAATTTTGAACTGAAACATGAAAGGAAGGGAATGTTATCCATGGCCAATTCTGGCCCAAACACAAATGGTTCACAGTTCTTTATCACGACAACTCGCACTTCTCATTTGGATGGAAAACATGTTGTATTTGGCAAGGTTGTTAAAGGAATGGGAGTTGTTCGTTCAATGGAGCATGTTACAACTGGTGATGATTGTCCTGCTTCTGATGTTATAATTGTTGATTGTGGAGAGATTCCCGAGGGTGCAGATGATGGGATATGCAATTTCTTCAAGGATGGTGATGCTTATCCCGATTGGCCAGCTGACCTTAACGAGGTTCCTAAAGAACTGTCATGGTGGATGAGCGCTGTAGATTCTATTAAGGCTTTTGGAAATGAACATTTCAAG AAACAAGACTATAAGATGGCGCTAAAAAAGTACCGGAAGGCTTTACGCTATCTGGATATCTGTTGGGAGAAAGAAGGGATTGATGAAG AGAAGAGTTCAGCTTTGAGGAAGGCGAAGTCACAGATATTCACAAACAGTGCA GCTTCTAAGTTGAAATTGGGGGATCTGAAAGGAGCTCTCGTGGACACAGACTTTGCAATACGTGATGGAGAAAACAATGCTAAAGCTCTTTTTCGCCAGGGACAG GCATACATGGCTCTCAATGATGTTGATGCTGCTGCTGAGAGCTTCAAGAAAGCATTGCAGTTGGAGCCAAATGATG CTGGAATAAAAAGGGAGCTTAACGCTGCTAGGAAGAAG ATTAACGAGAGACGTGATCGggagaaaaaacaatatgagaAGATGTTCAAAACTTCAGATAGTACTTCTGCAGAACCGTAG
- the LOC133679340 gene encoding peptidyl-prolyl cis-trans isomerase CYP40-like isoform X3 gives MAGSFYLFSFVFWLQGCCFHRVIKGFMVQGGDISAGDGTGGESIYGLKFEDENFELKHERKGMLSMANSGPNTNGSQFFITTTRTSHLDGKHVVFGKVVKGMGVVRSMEHVTTGDDCPASDVIIVDCGEIPEGADDGICNFFKDGDAYPDWPADLNEVPKELSWWMSAVDSIKAFGNEHFKKQDYKMALKKYRKALRYLDICWEKEGIDEEKSSALRKAKSQIFTNSAASKLKLGDLKGALVDTDFAIRDGENNAKALFRQGQAYMALNDVDAAAESFKKALQLEPNDAGIKRELNAARKKINERRDREKKQYEKMFKTSDSTSAEP, from the exons ATGGCAGGCagtttctatttgttttcctttgttttctggCTTCAG GGATGTTGTTTTCATCGTGTTATCAAAGGTTTTATGGTTCAAGGTGGAGATATCTCTGCTGGAGATGGCACTGGAGGGGAATCTATTTATGGCTTGAAATTTGAGGATGAAAATTTTGAACTGAAACATGAAAGGAAGGGAATGTTATCCATGGCCAATTCTGGCCCAAACACAAATGGTTCACAGTTCTTTATCACGACAACTCGCACTTCTCATTTGGATGGAAAACATGTTGTATTTGGCAAGGTTGTTAAAGGAATGGGAGTTGTTCGTTCAATGGAGCATGTTACAACTGGTGATGATTGTCCTGCTTCTGATGTTATAATTGTTGATTGTGGAGAGATTCCCGAGGGTGCAGATGATGGGATATGCAATTTCTTCAAGGATGGTGATGCTTATCCCGATTGGCCAGCTGACCTTAACGAGGTTCCTAAAGAACTGTCATGGTGGATGAGCGCTGTAGATTCTATTAAGGCTTTTGGAAATGAACATTTCAAG AAACAAGACTATAAGATGGCGCTAAAAAAGTACCGGAAGGCTTTACGCTATCTGGATATCTGTTGGGAGAAAGAAGGGATTGATGAAG AGAAGAGTTCAGCTTTGAGGAAGGCGAAGTCACAGATATTCACAAACAGTGCA GCTTCTAAGTTGAAATTGGGGGATCTGAAAGGAGCTCTCGTGGACACAGACTTTGCAATACGTGATGGAGAAAACAATGCTAAAGCTCTTTTTCGCCAGGGACAG GCATACATGGCTCTCAATGATGTTGATGCTGCTGCTGAGAGCTTCAAGAAAGCATTGCAGTTGGAGCCAAATGATG CTGGAATAAAAAGGGAGCTTAACGCTGCTAGGAAGAAG ATTAACGAGAGACGTGATCGggagaaaaaacaatatgagaAGATGTTCAAAACTTCAGATAGTACTTCTGCAGAACCGTAG
- the LOC133679098 gene encoding peroxidase 10-like: MNSLRLFFVCPINQHKVPALKAITISIAQLLHPHMQMAKTLFSYFTIPLFLCLSSLHLVTSFPFASGQIDYNYNYNYYDRSCPRLGMIVKYGVWAAFKNDTRIAASLLRLHFHDCFVNGCDASILLDDTIHFRGEKNAFPNRNSARGYEVIESMKADVEKACPSTVSCADILTLAARESVVLSGGPYYPLSFGRRDGLTASEKAANEQLPSPIEPLENITAKFTSKGLDMKDVAVLSGAHTIGFAQCFTFKRRLFDFKGTGKPDPTLESLALTNLQGMCPNKDASNSNLAPLDYASTYRFDNAYYVNLVNSTGLLESDQALMGDPRTAALVTAYSSNSYLFSADFASSMTKLSNLGILTGSNGQIRKKCGSVN, translated from the exons ATGAACTCTCTTCGACTCTTCTTTGTTTGCCCTATAAATCAGCACAAGGTCCCCGCATTAAAGGCCATCACAATCAGCATTGCACAGCTTCTTCACCCTCACATGCAAATGGCTAAGACGCTCTTCTCATACTTCACCATTCCCTTGTTTCTTTGCTTGTCTTCGCTTCACTTGGTCACTTCCTTCCCTTTTGCTAGTGGTCAGATTGATTACAATTACAACTACAATTACTATGACAGGTCATGCCCCCGTTTGGGAATGATTGTTAAGTATGGTGTCTGGGCTGCTTTCAAGAATGACACCAGAATCGCTGCATCCCTCCTTCGATTGCATTTTCATGACTGCTTTGTAAAC GGCTGCGATGCTTCGATACTTTTAGATGACACGATTCATTTCAGGGGAGAGAAGAATGCTTTTCCTAACCGTAATTCAGCTAGAGGATATGAAGTCATTGAAAGTATGAAGGCAGATGTTGAAAAGGCTTGCCCATCAACTGTTTCATGTGCTGATATATTGACTCTTGCAGCAAGAGAATCTGTCGTTTTG TCAGGAGGGCCTTATTATCCTCTTTCATTTGGCCGAAGAGATGGATTGACTGCAAGTGAGAAGGCAGCTAATGAACAATTGCCATCACCTATTGAACCACTAGAAAACATCACTGCTAAGTTCACATCAAAGGGTCTTGATATGAAGGATGTTGCAGTCCTCTCAG GAGCACACACCATAGGTTTTGCTCAATGCTTTACCTTCAAGAGGAGGCTTTTTGATTTCAAAGGCACCGGCAAGCCTGACCCCACACTAGAATCTTTGGCCTTGACAAACTTACAAGGCATGTGTCCAAATAAGGATGCATCAAACAGCAATCTTGCTCCTCTTGACTATGCAAGCACATACCGATTTGACAATGCTTATTATGTGAACCTCGTGAACAGTACTGGCCTTCTTGAATCTGATCAAGCTCTGATGGGGGATCCAAGGACTGCTGCACTTGTTACTGCCTACAGTTCAAATTCGTATCTTTTCTCGGCTGATTTTGCATCATCAATGACGAAGCTTAGCAATCTTGGTATACTTACAGGGAGCAATGGGCAAATTAGAAAGAAATGCGGGTCtgttaactaa